From Candidatus Syntrophoarchaeum caldarius, the proteins below share one genomic window:
- a CDS encoding protein containing DUF763 — MQKSAAGRTGTIDLPLHGGKAPQWLISRMKNLSSAIFEVMVEEYGRGEVLRRIADPLWFQSLSSVLAYDWHSSGTTTVVCGVLKSVLDPSELGIAVAGGKGRKAKDAPGEIEDIGLLFGITGGKIEELKATSRIVAKVDNACLQDGYQLYHHAMFLSEDGEWAVIQQGLNDLHGYARRYQWLSTIESFIDEPHQGITGFVEKDVLDMTAKASENCRKVSTDLVCENTQRLKRLYESIRPPGQKSLSEWIEGERGYETHAFRLPKRVDWNTLRRVYEIQPKNYEELIQIQGVGPSTLRGLALISELVYGEKASWSDPVRYSFAFGGKDGVPYPVERYAMDEASAVLKDAINMAKLGKKDKIEAIKRLEVFLDEKSGNHRSILK; from the coding sequence ATGCAGAAGTCGGCGGCAGGTCGCACAGGCACGATTGATCTCCCGCTTCATGGAGGGAAGGCACCGCAATGGCTTATTTCACGGATGAAAAATCTTTCTTCTGCGATATTTGAGGTGATGGTTGAGGAATACGGTAGAGGAGAGGTTTTACGCAGGATAGCAGATCCCCTCTGGTTTCAATCACTCTCTTCCGTCCTTGCTTATGACTGGCACAGCAGTGGTACAACAACGGTTGTATGTGGTGTTCTGAAATCAGTTCTTGATCCATCCGAGCTTGGGATTGCGGTTGCTGGTGGAAAGGGCAGAAAAGCCAAGGATGCACCAGGAGAGATCGAAGATATAGGACTTTTATTTGGAATTACAGGCGGAAAAATTGAAGAACTGAAGGCCACGAGCAGGATCGTTGCAAAGGTCGATAATGCGTGTCTTCAGGATGGATACCAGCTCTATCATCATGCGATGTTTTTGAGTGAGGATGGCGAATGGGCGGTCATACAGCAGGGGTTGAACGATCTTCATGGGTATGCAAGAAGATATCAGTGGCTTTCAACGATTGAGAGCTTCATCGATGAGCCGCACCAGGGAATAACAGGTTTCGTTGAGAAGGATGTGCTTGATATGACTGCAAAAGCGAGTGAGAACTGCAGAAAAGTATCTACAGATCTTGTATGCGAAAATACACAGAGGCTCAAGCGTCTATATGAAAGTATAAGACCCCCAGGACAAAAGAGTCTCTCAGAATGGATCGAAGGCGAGCGCGGATATGAAACACACGCTTTCAGGTTACCAAAACGAGTTGACTGGAATACGCTTCGCAGGGTCTATGAGATCCAGCCAAAAAATTATGAAGAGCTGATACAGATTCAGGGAGTGGGTCCTTCAACCCTGCGAGGACTTGCCCTTATATCAGAGCTTGTGTACGGCGAAAAGGCGAGCTGGAGTGATCCAGTCAGATATTCTTTTGCGTTTGGAGGGAAAGACGGTGTGCCATATCCAGTAGAGCGCTATGCGATGGACGAGGCATCAGCAGTTCTAAAAGATGCGATAAATATGGCAAAGCTTGGAAAAAAAGATAAAATTGAGGCGATAAAGCGTCTTGAAGTATTTTTAGACGAAAAAAGCGGCAATCATCGCTCAATTTTGAAGTAG
- a CDS encoding Dodecin flavoprotein, giving the protein MVYKSINIVGISPDSWEGAIQNAIEEAAKTVRGIGRVIVNAMDVKVKDDKIISYRVDTNIYFKIER; this is encoded by the coding sequence ATGGTTTATAAGTCAATCAATATTGTTGGTATCTCCCCAGACAGCTGGGAAGGTGCGATTCAGAACGCAATTGAGGAAGCTGCAAAGACTGTGCGCGGTATCGGTAGGGTCATTGTTAATGCAATGGATGTGAAGGTTAAAGATGATAAGATCATATCATATCGAGTAGACACCAATATCTACTTCAAAATTGAGCGATGA
- a CDS encoding Phosphate binding protein, whose product MRLIYLKNQVIAGLALIIVIISSGCIGNDSVHPANTLVIKGSDTLVQLVSDMAEVYMNEHPYADISVTGGGSGTGIAALINGEVDIADSSRRIKDSELKKASARGIEIREFIIARDGLCIIVHPSNPVEKLTLEEVGAIYRGEITNWKEVGGDDRDITLYGRQSTSGTYEFMREYILKADYSPDMLNMEGNKAIVDGIKTDKNGIGYIGIGYLVDGVKPLDLAVNDSSEYVSPLEESAVEEGVYPLSRPLYQYTNGLPEVDSIAYSFLKFELSDEGLEIIRNAGYYPPNPEDRMNNDEKFRLIED is encoded by the coding sequence GTGAGGTTGATTTACTTGAAAAATCAGGTCATTGCAGGGTTGGCTCTAATTATTGTTATAATCTCATCAGGATGTATCGGAAATGATAGCGTGCACCCAGCTAATACGCTTGTGATCAAAGGCTCGGACACGCTTGTACAGCTTGTATCAGATATGGCAGAGGTGTATATGAATGAACATCCCTATGCTGATATAAGCGTGACAGGCGGAGGGAGCGGTACCGGAATTGCAGCACTCATAAATGGAGAGGTAGATATTGCAGACTCCTCAAGGCGAATCAAAGATAGCGAGCTGAAGAAGGCATCCGCGAGAGGTATTGAGATACGTGAGTTTATCATCGCAAGAGATGGGCTTTGCATCATTGTGCATCCATCCAATCCAGTGGAGAAACTTACGCTTGAGGAGGTTGGGGCGATATATCGAGGCGAGATCACAAACTGGAAGGAGGTCGGTGGCGACGATCGCGATATCACGCTCTATGGTCGGCAGAGTACATCAGGCACGTATGAGTTTATGCGAGAATATATTCTTAAGGCGGATTATTCGCCAGATATGCTCAATATGGAAGGTAATAAAGCGATAGTTGATGGTATAAAGACAGATAAGAATGGGATTGGCTACATCGGTATCGGATATCTGGTAGATGGGGTTAAACCTCTCGATCTTGCCGTAAACGACTCTTCAGAATATGTATCTCCACTTGAAGAGTCTGCTGTTGAGGAAGGGGTCTATCCGCTCTCACGACCACTTTATCAGTACACTAACGGTCTGCCAGAGGTGGATAGCATCGCTTACAGCTTCCTGAAATTTGAACTGAGCGATGAAGGACTGGAAATCATCAGGAATGCGGGTTACTATCCACCGAATCCAGAAGATAGGATGAATAATGATGAGAAATTCAGGCTGATCGAGGATTAA
- a CDS encoding phosphate ABC transporter permease, whose product MRGSSEGGIRERLIAFFFTANGILTIVILMGIFFFLAYIGIQAFFEIPITEFFGMNWNPGAYTNPSWGILPLLAGTIYVAVLSLAIAIPLGVASAIYIAELASPTLREILKPAVEMIASIPSVVLGLIGLIILAPLVADLFNLPNGLNAFTASILVAIMALPTIISISEDVIGSIPDSYREASLALGATKWQTIRSAILPAASGGIVAASMLGLGRVVGETMVVLMVAGNSRAFPTSIFDPVRPITSTIAIEIKEVVQGDLHFQALFALGLILFLMTFAINLASDIFLARRQIR is encoded by the coding sequence ATGAGAGGATCATCGGAAGGTGGAATCAGGGAACGGCTCATCGCATTCTTTTTTACTGCAAATGGTATCCTCACAATTGTTATCCTGATGGGGATCTTTTTTTTCCTTGCATACATAGGGATTCAGGCATTCTTTGAGATACCCATCACCGAATTTTTTGGAATGAACTGGAATCCTGGTGCATATACCAATCCATCATGGGGAATTTTGCCCCTTCTTGCAGGAACGATCTACGTTGCTGTTCTCTCACTTGCGATTGCCATACCTCTTGGTGTCGCATCAGCGATCTACATTGCAGAGCTTGCATCCCCCACACTTCGTGAAATCTTAAAACCGGCAGTTGAGATGATTGCATCCATTCCCAGCGTTGTTCTTGGACTTATCGGGCTTATAATTCTTGCGCCACTGGTTGCGGATCTTTTCAATCTCCCAAACGGACTGAACGCATTCACAGCATCGATTCTCGTTGCAATAATGGCACTGCCCACGATAATAAGCATCTCGGAGGATGTGATTGGATCGATCCCTGATAGCTATCGCGAAGCTTCGCTGGCACTTGGTGCAACGAAATGGCAGACTATACGCAGCGCAATCCTGCCAGCAGCATCAGGAGGAATTGTCGCCGCATCGATGCTTGGGCTTGGCAGGGTGGTGGGCGAGACGATGGTGGTTCTGATGGTTGCAGGCAATTCAAGGGCTTTTCCCACGAGCATCTTTGATCCAGTTCGCCCGATAACATCCACAATAGCTATAGAGATCAAAGAGGTTGTGCAAGGTGATCTTCACTTCCAGGCACTCTTTGCACTCGGGTTGATCCTCTTTCTCATGACATTTGCAATAAATCTTGCATCTGATATTTTCCTGGCGAGGAGGCAGATCAGGTAG
- a CDS encoding phosphate abc transporter, permease protein PstA encodes MNEQTKERIYFTIFRICGFLSLAILVSILLYVVRVGIGVIDLNFITAMWQTRDITQGGIFPALIGTFYLGIGVAVFSIPVGISCAIYLNEYAKNVWLVRMIRLAIRNLAGVPSIVYGLFGFAVFVQLMQFGTSLLSASLTLAAMTIPWVITASEEALKSVPDGFREGALALGATKWQAIKTNVLPSALPGMITGSIIGLARAMGETAPIIIVGATFYMRGLPDSVFDKFMALPYHVFILATQHNDPLAEEYAAGTALVLVFLIFLMTLIAMIVRYRFRKRRRW; translated from the coding sequence ATGAATGAACAGACGAAAGAGCGAATTTATTTCACGATTTTTAGAATCTGTGGATTTCTGAGCCTTGCCATCCTGGTCTCAATTCTGCTCTATGTTGTCAGGGTTGGCATCGGCGTCATTGATCTCAACTTTATCACAGCGATGTGGCAGACCAGGGATATCACCCAGGGCGGGATATTTCCTGCACTCATTGGGACATTCTATCTTGGTATCGGTGTTGCTGTCTTCTCCATCCCTGTTGGAATCTCGTGTGCGATCTACCTCAACGAGTATGCGAAGAATGTCTGGCTTGTGCGAATGATTCGTCTTGCGATCAGAAACCTTGCGGGTGTACCCTCGATTGTATATGGTTTATTCGGTTTTGCGGTATTTGTCCAGCTAATGCAGTTCGGGACATCGCTCCTTTCTGCATCACTAACGCTCGCAGCCATGACGATTCCGTGGGTGATAACCGCATCAGAGGAGGCGCTGAAGAGCGTACCAGATGGGTTCAGAGAGGGGGCACTTGCACTCGGCGCAACAAAATGGCAGGCGATAAAAACAAACGTCCTGCCCTCTGCACTTCCAGGCATGATCACAGGCTCAATAATCGGACTTGCGCGGGCGATGGGCGAGACTGCGCCGATAATCATCGTTGGTGCAACTTTTTACATGCGGGGATTACCCGATTCCGTCTTCGATAAGTTCATGGCACTGCCCTATCATGTTTTCATCCTTGCAACACAGCATAATGATCCGCTTGCAGAAGAGTATGCAGCAGGAACGGCTCTTGTACTCGTCTTTTTAATATTCCTGATGACGCTCATAGCCATGATCGTTCGTTATCGATTCAGGAAGAGGAGGAGGTGGTAA
- a CDS encoding phosphate ABC transporter ATP-binding protein, producing MVSITDDDSKLITKKLNVHFGTTHAIKDISLNVAEKSITAIIGPSGCGKSTFLRALNRMHDIIPGANVTGKVLLDGKDIYDEKTDVVELRRRVGMVFQKPNPFPKSIFDNVAYGPRIHGITERDELERIVEDSLKQAALWDEVKDRLNVSAMDLSGGQQQRLCIARTLAVRPEVILFDEPCSSLDPISTAKIEDLMRSLKTEYTIIIVTHNMQQAARISDYTAFFFVGELIEFGKTAKIFERPCEKQTEDYITGRFG from the coding sequence GTGGTAAGCATCACTGATGATGATTCAAAGCTCATTACAAAGAAACTGAATGTGCACTTTGGCACAACACATGCGATAAAAGATATTTCTCTGAATGTGGCAGAGAAGAGTATCACCGCAATAATAGGCCCCTCTGGATGTGGAAAATCAACATTCCTTCGTGCTTTAAATCGTATGCACGATATTATACCAGGTGCAAATGTAACTGGGAAGGTTTTACTTGATGGAAAAGATATTTATGATGAGAAAACAGATGTTGTCGAACTTAGAAGAAGAGTGGGGATGGTATTTCAGAAACCAAATCCGTTTCCAAAGTCAATTTTTGATAACGTCGCTTATGGTCCAAGGATTCATGGTATCACTGAAAGAGATGAGCTTGAGAGGATAGTAGAGGATAGCCTTAAACAGGCGGCACTCTGGGACGAGGTGAAGGATCGGCTCAACGTCTCAGCAATGGATCTGAGCGGTGGACAGCAGCAGCGGTTATGCATAGCACGTACGCTCGCTGTCAGACCGGAGGTAATCTTATTTGATGAGCCGTGTTCATCACTTGATCCAATCTCAACTGCAAAGATCGAGGACCTGATGCGATCACTCAAGACTGAGTACACGATTATTATCGTGACCCACAATATGCAACAGGCTGCAAGAATATCTGATTACACAGCATTTTTCTTTGTGGGTGAACTTATCGAGTTTGGAAAAACGGCAAAGATCTTTGAGAGGCCGTGTGAGAAACAGACAGAGGATTATATTACAGGTAGGTTTGGATAA
- a CDS encoding ATPase, Rnase L inhibitor (RLI) like protein, protein MRSRLAVLRQDKCHPDRCEKECYRFCPMVRTGNETVTFDEKSHKAIISEVLCEGCGICVKRCPFNAITIIGLPEELEGKETNRYGPNGFVLYGLPIPREGRVTGLLGPNGIGKSTVIKILSGEIMPNLGRGEEVGWDEILKRYAGSELFDYFKALRDGSIRSATKPQYVDRIPKVFTGNVAELLERTDEKGMMKDYASLLGIDKLFEHEIDTLSGGELQRVAITACISRDADIYFLDELTPYLDIYQRIKVTNLVQELSKDVTVFVVEHDLAILDSMADVLHIAYGIPSVYGVITSIKGVRTGINEYLSGYLAKENIRIRDKPIKFEAHHPRDDTGGNPFIIYNSFEVSYDHFKLNAQGGTIYEGEMLGIVGENSIGKSTFLKVLAGKITPSRGDPGIETRISYKPQYIKADEDITVQDLLSSITQEFNSAYYRSEILKPLQLEEILDSSLILLSGGELQRTAIAATLSREADLYIFDEPSAHLDVEQRMQATKVIRKFVENNNLCAMVVDHDIYMIDLLSDRLLVFDGKPGEWGRVEGPFNMRDGMNRFLKMINTTFRRDEEGRPRINKLNSKLDREQKAAGEYYYVLEG, encoded by the coding sequence ATGAGATCGAGACTCGCGGTTTTGAGACAGGATAAGTGTCACCCAGATAGATGCGAGAAGGAGTGTTACCGTTTCTGTCCAATGGTCAGAACAGGCAATGAAACTGTAACTTTTGATGAAAAGAGCCATAAGGCGATCATATCAGAAGTACTCTGTGAAGGGTGCGGGATATGCGTGAAGCGATGTCCTTTCAATGCGATAACGATTATTGGACTTCCAGAAGAGCTTGAAGGAAAAGAAACCAACCGATATGGGCCGAATGGTTTTGTCCTTTATGGACTCCCGATCCCGAGAGAAGGGAGGGTTACCGGTCTTCTCGGTCCAAATGGGATCGGTAAGAGCACGGTGATAAAGATATTATCAGGCGAGATTATGCCAAACCTTGGACGTGGTGAGGAAGTTGGATGGGATGAGATTCTGAAGCGTTATGCAGGCTCTGAACTATTTGATTACTTTAAAGCCCTGCGTGACGGGAGCATCAGGAGCGCGACAAAACCCCAGTATGTGGATCGAATCCCAAAAGTTTTCACCGGTAATGTAGCAGAATTACTTGAGCGAACTGACGAAAAGGGTATGATGAAAGATTATGCATCCCTTCTCGGTATTGATAAACTTTTTGAACACGAAATTGATACGCTGAGTGGGGGTGAACTCCAGCGGGTTGCAATCACTGCCTGCATTTCCAGAGATGCTGACATCTATTTTCTCGACGAACTTACACCGTATCTTGACATCTACCAGCGAATAAAGGTTACAAACCTTGTTCAGGAGCTTTCAAAGGATGTAACCGTTTTTGTGGTTGAACATGACCTTGCTATACTCGATTCAATGGCAGATGTTCTCCACATCGCCTATGGAATACCCTCGGTATACGGCGTCATCACATCGATTAAAGGGGTCCGCACAGGAATAAATGAGTATCTCAGTGGGTATCTCGCAAAGGAGAATATCCGGATACGGGATAAGCCGATCAAATTTGAAGCTCACCACCCAAGAGATGATACCGGGGGAAATCCGTTTATCATCTACAATAGCTTTGAAGTGTCTTACGACCATTTCAAGCTCAATGCACAGGGAGGTACGATCTATGAGGGAGAGATGCTGGGGATCGTGGGCGAGAACTCGATCGGTAAGAGCACTTTTTTAAAGGTTCTTGCAGGCAAGATCACACCCAGCAGGGGCGATCCTGGCATTGAGACCAGAATATCTTATAAACCCCAATATATAAAAGCAGATGAAGATATAACGGTTCAGGATCTACTTTCTTCCATAACACAGGAATTTAACAGTGCATATTACAGATCAGAGATTCTGAAACCGCTCCAGCTCGAGGAAATACTCGATTCAAGCCTTATTTTGTTGAGCGGTGGTGAACTCCAGCGAACAGCGATCGCTGCAACGCTCTCGAGAGAGGCAGATCTCTACATATTCGATGAGCCGTCAGCACATCTTGACGTGGAGCAGCGTATGCAGGCAACAAAGGTTATACGAAAGTTTGTTGAAAACAACAACCTCTGTGCGATGGTTGTTGACCATGACATCTACATGATCGATCTTCTATCAGATCGTCTGCTCGTCTTTGATGGCAAGCCAGGTGAATGGGGGAGAGTAGAAGGGCCATTCAATATGCGCGATGGTATGAACCGTTTTCTGAAGATGATAAATACGACGTTCAGGCGAGATGAAGAAGGGAGACCAAGAATAAACAAGCTCAACTCGAAGCTTGATCGGGAACAGAAGGCAGCAGGAGAGTACTACTATGTACTTGAAGGGTGA
- a CDS encoding phosphoribosyl-AMP cyclohydrolase, whose protein sequence is MLMVAYMNDEALKKTLSTGTVHYWSRSRKKLWKKGESSGHLQILKEIFVDCDGDALLLKIEQKGGACHTGYRSCFYRSIDGKIIGERIFDPDEVY, encoded by the coding sequence GTGCTGATGGTTGCATATATGAATGATGAAGCCCTGAAGAAAACACTTTCAACAGGTACTGTACATTACTGGAGTCGGAGCAGAAAAAAGCTCTGGAAGAAGGGAGAGAGTTCAGGGCACCTCCAGATTCTTAAAGAGATCTTTGTTGATTGTGATGGTGATGCATTACTTCTCAAGATTGAGCAGAAAGGTGGTGCGTGCCACACAGGTTATCGTTCCTGTTTTTACAGGTCTATTGATGGAAAGATCATCGGAGAGCGCATTTTTGATCCCGATGAGGTTTATTGA